A stretch of the Nicotiana tabacum cultivar K326 chromosome 6, ASM71507v2, whole genome shotgun sequence genome encodes the following:
- the LOC107768285 gene encoding RING-H2 finger protein ATL74-like yields MEVYHRPYRLLLDPRPVVPPSTTISKPHHGYSNEANFDTNMVIILAALLCALICALGLNSIVKLALRCSRRFAFESENATVARLAATGLKKSTLRQLPVTVYGSGVNIPATDCPICLGEFMDGEKVRVLPRCHHGFHVKCIDIWLALHSSCPTCRQSLLEQNTTISSDVGDVETGLRQQP; encoded by the coding sequence ATGGAGGTTTATCATCGTCCTTACCGGCTACTACTTGATCCCCGTCCTGTTGTCCCACCTAGCACTACTATAAGCAAACCACACCATGGCTACTCAAACGAAGCAAATTTCGACACTAATATGGTGATCATTTTAGCAGCTCTACTTTGTGCATTAATATGTGCTCTTGGTCTAAATTCAATTGTGAAATTAGCTTTGCGTTGTAGCCGGAGGTTTGCTTTCGAGTCAGAAAATGCAACGGTTGCACGCTTAGCTGCGACAGGGCTGAAAAAGAGCACGCTTAGGCAACTTCCGGTGACAGTTTATGGATCAGGAGTTAATATTCCGGCAACGGATTGTCCAATTTGTCTTGGCGAATTTATGGATGGTGAGAAAGTGAGAGTTTTGCCGAGATGTCACCATGGTTTTCATGTTAAGTGTATAGATATTTGGTTGGCTTTACATTCTTCTTGTCCGACTTGCCGACAATCGTTACTGGAACAGAACACAACGATATCCTCTGATGTAGGGGATGTTGAAACTGGATTGAGACAACAACCTTGA